The Eleftheria terrae genome has a window encoding:
- a CDS encoding cupin domain-containing protein produces the protein MSKTSLKDLALGLAAPWRSTIVGKAGGATLKVLRMDDAAYSEEVHDFDEALLVIDGQLRLDIEGRCVEVEAGELYIVPAGQPHAVAPGSRGTLVIIDRC, from the coding sequence ATGAGCAAGACTTCGCTGAAAGACCTGGCCCTCGGCCTCGCCGCACCGTGGCGATCCACCATCGTCGGCAAGGCCGGCGGCGCAACCCTCAAGGTGCTGCGCATGGACGATGCGGCCTATTCGGAAGAAGTGCACGACTTCGACGAGGCACTGCTGGTCATCGACGGGCAGCTGCGGCTCGACATCGAGGGACGTTGCGTCGAGGTGGAGGCTGGCGAGCTCTACATCGTGCCCGCCGGGCAGCCGCATGCGGTGGCTCCCGGCAGCCGGGGCACACTCGTGATCATCGACCGCTGCTGA